One window of Hippoglossus stenolepis isolate QCI-W04-F060 chromosome 1, HSTE1.2, whole genome shotgun sequence genomic DNA carries:
- the cbfa2t3 gene encoding protein CBFA2T3 isoform X1, producing MSAEMNLERQKRADLRSGTSASAFAPRVPTVTLINHRELKHKHAARRLQPGSLDPNLAPSSHYRCSEGSRVQKVGTMPDSPADVKTQPRSTPPTMPPPPPAVSQATNRSASFTPTTSKSMLNGSSHSPTSLNGAPSTPNGFSNGPAMSSTASLSNQQLPPACGARQLCKLKRFLTTLQQFGNDISPEIGERVRSLVLGLVNSTLTIEEFHSKLHEATNFPLRPFVIPFLKANLPLLQRELLHCARLAKQTPAQYLAQHEQLLLDANASSPLDSSEIMLEMNEHGKRRTPDRTKDSSERDGMHPEHLAKRPCTISPSQRFSPSTGLPAHPPPNGLPTHPPNGLPHPPNPQMGPQHYRLEDMALAHQYRDAYRHNEHRDARDRHRQTAVHGARQEEVIDHRLTDREWAEEWKHLDNLLNCIMDMVEKTRRSLTVLRRCQEADREEMNHWIRRYSDVEEMKKGGSNGQHCLPPPPLPPPTPHHNSSSNTASGSEPLPIGTPSAVERQTGRQTEIHRDFLHRPPSGYLPEEIWRKAGTTSIPLSPALKHLQNKQEEAVNEVKRQAMSELQKAVSDAERKAHEMISAERSKMERALAEAKRQASEDAITVINQQEDSSESQQSCWNCGRKASETCSGCNTARYCGSFCQHKDWEKHHHVCGQGLQGLPGGSSVPLGTPSSSSSASSGAPPTHTESTPPGPLTLAGQSSIAGGAGSGGGSVSASPKESSSSSASRSTTPATPALLEATSR from the exons GTAGCAGAGTGCAGAAGGTTGGAACAATGCCAGATTCACCTGCGGATGTGAAAACCCAGCCCAGGTCCACCCCACCCACCATGCCTCCACCACCCCCGGCTGTCAGCCAAGCAACCAATCGCAGCGCTTCGTTCACCCCCACCACCAGTAAATCAA TGCTGAACGGAAGCAGCCACTCTCCGACATCGCTGAATGGTGCTCCGTCCACGCCCAACGGCTTCAGCAACGGGCCGGCCATGTCCTCGACGGCCTCGCTGTCCAACCAGCAGCTCCCGCCGGCCTGCGGCGCCCGGCAGCTCTGCAAGCTGAAGCGCTTCCTGaccacactgcagcagtttggcAACGACATATCGCCCGAGATCGGAGAGAGAGTGCGCAGCCTTGTGTTGGGACTGGTG AATTCCACCCTCACCATCGAAGAGTTTCACTCCAAACTTCACGAGGCCACCAACTTTCCTCTGAGGCCGTTCGTCATTCCCTTCCTGAAG GCAAacctgcctctgctgcagagagagttGCTCCACTGTGCCAGGTTAGCCAAGCAGACTCCAGCCCAGTATCTGGCCCAACACGAGCAGCTTCTCCTGGACGCCAATGCCAGTTCGCCCCTCGACTCCTCCGAGATCATGCTGGAGATGAACGAACACGGCAAGAGGAGGACCCCTGACAG GACCAAAGACAGCTCAGAGAGGGATGGCATGCACCCAGAGCACCTCGCTAAGAGGCCCTGCACCATCAGCCCCAGCCAACGCTTCAGCCCCAGCACGGGCCTTCCTGCTCACCCACCTCCTAACGGCCTCCCCACGCACCCTCCCAACGGCCTGCCCCACCCGCCCAACCCCCAAATGGGACCCCAGCACTACCGCCTAGAAGACATGGCCCTGGCGCACCAGTATAGAGACGCTTACAGACACAACGAACACCGCGACGCTCGAGACAGGCATCGGCAGACAG CAGTGCACGGCGCTCGCCAAGAGGAGGTGATCGACCACCgtctgacagacagagagtgggcAGAGGAATGGAAGCACCTTGATAAT CTCCTGAACTGCATCATGGACATGGTGGAGAAGACGCGCCGCTCTCTGACGGTGCTGCGCCGCTGCCAGGAGGCCGACCGGGAGGAGATGAACCACTGGATTCGGCGCTACAGCGACGTGGAGGAGATGAAAAAAGGTGGGAGCAACGGACAGCactgccttcctcctcctcctcttcctcctcctactcctcacCACAACTCCTCCTCCAACACAGCTAGCGGCAGCGAGCCACTGCCCATAGGAACTCCCTCGGCTGTCGaaaggcagacaggcagacagacag agatcCACCGAGACTTCTTACACAGGCCTCCCTCAGGATACCTGCCAGAGGAAATCTGGAGGAAAGCCG GAACTACAAGCATCCCGCTCTCCCCAGCACTAAAGCACCTCCAAAACAAGCAGG AGGAGGCCGTGAATGAGGTGAAGCGACAGGCGatgtcagagctgcagaaagcGGTGTCGGACGCCGAGAGGAAGGCTCATGAGATGATTTCAGCCGAGCGCTCTAAAATGGAGAGGGCGCTGGCCGAGGCCAAGAGGCAAGCCTCCGAGGATGCAATCACAGTCATCAACCAACAGGAGGACTCCAGTGAA TCTCAACAGAGCTGCTGGAACTGTGGGAGAAAAGCCAGTGAGACGTGCAGCGGCTGCAACACGGCTCGCTACTGCGGCTCCTTCTGCCAACACAAAGACTGGGAGAAGCACCACCACGTCTGTGGTCAAGGCCTGCAGGGGCTGCCAGGGGGCAGCAGCGTCCCCCTCGGCactccctcctccagctcctcagcaTCCTCCGGTGCGCCCCCCACCCACACGGAGAGCACCCCGCCAGGACCCCTGACCCTGGCAGGCCAGAGCAGTATTGCGGGAGGGGCAGGCAGCGGCGGCGGAAGCGTCTCTGCGAGCCCCAAGGAGAGCAGTTCCAGCAGTGCCTCTCGCTCCACAACTCCAGCCACCCCCGCCCTCCTGGAGGCCACCTCTCGCTGA
- the cbfa2t3 gene encoding protein CBFA2T3 isoform X2: MSAEMNLERQKRADLRSGTSASAFAPRVPTVTLINHRELKHKHAARRLQPGSLDPNLAPSSHYRCSEGSRVQKVGTMPDSPADVKTQPRSTPPTMPPPPPAVSQATNRSASFTPTTSKSMLNGSSHSPTSLNGAPSTPNGFSNGPAMSSTASLSNQQLPPACGARQLCKLKRFLTTLQQFGNDISPEIGERVRSLVLGLVNSTLTIEEFHSKLHEATNFPLRPFVIPFLKANLPLLQRELLHCARLAKQTPAQYLAQHEQLLLDANASSPLDSSEIMLEMNEHGKRRTPDRTKDSSERDGMHPEHLAKRPCTISPSQRFSPSTGLPAHPPPNGLPTHPPNGLPHPPNPQMGPQHYRLEDMALAHQYRDAYRHNEHRDARDRHRQTAVHGARQEEVIDHRLTDREWAEEWKHLDNLLNCIMDMVEKTRRSLTVLRRCQEADREEMNHWIRRYSDVEEMKKGGSNGQHCLPPPPLPPPTPHHNSSSNTASGSEPLPIGTPSAVERQTGRQTEIHRDFLHRPPSGYLPEEIWRKAGTTSIPLSPALKHLQNKQEEAVNEVKRQAMSELQKAVSDAERKAHEMISAERSKMERALAEAKRQASEDAITVINQQEDSSESCWNCGRKASETCSGCNTARYCGSFCQHKDWEKHHHVCGQGLQGLPGGSSVPLGTPSSSSSASSGAPPTHTESTPPGPLTLAGQSSIAGGAGSGGGSVSASPKESSSSSASRSTTPATPALLEATSR; encoded by the exons GTAGCAGAGTGCAGAAGGTTGGAACAATGCCAGATTCACCTGCGGATGTGAAAACCCAGCCCAGGTCCACCCCACCCACCATGCCTCCACCACCCCCGGCTGTCAGCCAAGCAACCAATCGCAGCGCTTCGTTCACCCCCACCACCAGTAAATCAA TGCTGAACGGAAGCAGCCACTCTCCGACATCGCTGAATGGTGCTCCGTCCACGCCCAACGGCTTCAGCAACGGGCCGGCCATGTCCTCGACGGCCTCGCTGTCCAACCAGCAGCTCCCGCCGGCCTGCGGCGCCCGGCAGCTCTGCAAGCTGAAGCGCTTCCTGaccacactgcagcagtttggcAACGACATATCGCCCGAGATCGGAGAGAGAGTGCGCAGCCTTGTGTTGGGACTGGTG AATTCCACCCTCACCATCGAAGAGTTTCACTCCAAACTTCACGAGGCCACCAACTTTCCTCTGAGGCCGTTCGTCATTCCCTTCCTGAAG GCAAacctgcctctgctgcagagagagttGCTCCACTGTGCCAGGTTAGCCAAGCAGACTCCAGCCCAGTATCTGGCCCAACACGAGCAGCTTCTCCTGGACGCCAATGCCAGTTCGCCCCTCGACTCCTCCGAGATCATGCTGGAGATGAACGAACACGGCAAGAGGAGGACCCCTGACAG GACCAAAGACAGCTCAGAGAGGGATGGCATGCACCCAGAGCACCTCGCTAAGAGGCCCTGCACCATCAGCCCCAGCCAACGCTTCAGCCCCAGCACGGGCCTTCCTGCTCACCCACCTCCTAACGGCCTCCCCACGCACCCTCCCAACGGCCTGCCCCACCCGCCCAACCCCCAAATGGGACCCCAGCACTACCGCCTAGAAGACATGGCCCTGGCGCACCAGTATAGAGACGCTTACAGACACAACGAACACCGCGACGCTCGAGACAGGCATCGGCAGACAG CAGTGCACGGCGCTCGCCAAGAGGAGGTGATCGACCACCgtctgacagacagagagtgggcAGAGGAATGGAAGCACCTTGATAAT CTCCTGAACTGCATCATGGACATGGTGGAGAAGACGCGCCGCTCTCTGACGGTGCTGCGCCGCTGCCAGGAGGCCGACCGGGAGGAGATGAACCACTGGATTCGGCGCTACAGCGACGTGGAGGAGATGAAAAAAGGTGGGAGCAACGGACAGCactgccttcctcctcctcctcttcctcctcctactcctcacCACAACTCCTCCTCCAACACAGCTAGCGGCAGCGAGCCACTGCCCATAGGAACTCCCTCGGCTGTCGaaaggcagacaggcagacagacag agatcCACCGAGACTTCTTACACAGGCCTCCCTCAGGATACCTGCCAGAGGAAATCTGGAGGAAAGCCG GAACTACAAGCATCCCGCTCTCCCCAGCACTAAAGCACCTCCAAAACAAGCAGG AGGAGGCCGTGAATGAGGTGAAGCGACAGGCGatgtcagagctgcagaaagcGGTGTCGGACGCCGAGAGGAAGGCTCATGAGATGATTTCAGCCGAGCGCTCTAAAATGGAGAGGGCGCTGGCCGAGGCCAAGAGGCAAGCCTCCGAGGATGCAATCACAGTCATCAACCAACAGGAGGACTCCAGTGAA AGCTGCTGGAACTGTGGGAGAAAAGCCAGTGAGACGTGCAGCGGCTGCAACACGGCTCGCTACTGCGGCTCCTTCTGCCAACACAAAGACTGGGAGAAGCACCACCACGTCTGTGGTCAAGGCCTGCAGGGGCTGCCAGGGGGCAGCAGCGTCCCCCTCGGCactccctcctccagctcctcagcaTCCTCCGGTGCGCCCCCCACCCACACGGAGAGCACCCCGCCAGGACCCCTGACCCTGGCAGGCCAGAGCAGTATTGCGGGAGGGGCAGGCAGCGGCGGCGGAAGCGTCTCTGCGAGCCCCAAGGAGAGCAGTTCCAGCAGTGCCTCTCGCTCCACAACTCCAGCCACCCCCGCCCTCCTGGAGGCCACCTCTCGCTGA
- the cbfa2t3 gene encoding protein CBFA2T3 isoform X3 encodes MECVCVKEKERGERRRGFQSAAAERVSRCYCSRVQKVGTMPDSPADVKTQPRSTPPTMPPPPPAVSQATNRSASFTPTTSKSMLNGSSHSPTSLNGAPSTPNGFSNGPAMSSTASLSNQQLPPACGARQLCKLKRFLTTLQQFGNDISPEIGERVRSLVLGLVNSTLTIEEFHSKLHEATNFPLRPFVIPFLKANLPLLQRELLHCARLAKQTPAQYLAQHEQLLLDANASSPLDSSEIMLEMNEHGKRRTPDRTKDSSERDGMHPEHLAKRPCTISPSQRFSPSTGLPAHPPPNGLPTHPPNGLPHPPNPQMGPQHYRLEDMALAHQYRDAYRHNEHRDARDRHRQTAVHGARQEEVIDHRLTDREWAEEWKHLDNLLNCIMDMVEKTRRSLTVLRRCQEADREEMNHWIRRYSDVEEMKKGGSNGQHCLPPPPLPPPTPHHNSSSNTASGSEPLPIGTPSAVERQTGRQTEIHRDFLHRPPSGYLPEEIWRKAGTTSIPLSPALKHLQNKQEEAVNEVKRQAMSELQKAVSDAERKAHEMISAERSKMERALAEAKRQASEDAITVINQQEDSSESQQSCWNCGRKASETCSGCNTARYCGSFCQHKDWEKHHHVCGQGLQGLPGGSSVPLGTPSSSSSASSGAPPTHTESTPPGPLTLAGQSSIAGGAGSGGGSVSASPKESSSSSASRSTTPATPALLEATSR; translated from the exons atggagtgtgtctgtgtgaaggagaaagagagaggggagagaaggaggggatttcagtcagcagcagctgaacGAGTGAGCAGGTGTTACT GTAGCAGAGTGCAGAAGGTTGGAACAATGCCAGATTCACCTGCGGATGTGAAAACCCAGCCCAGGTCCACCCCACCCACCATGCCTCCACCACCCCCGGCTGTCAGCCAAGCAACCAATCGCAGCGCTTCGTTCACCCCCACCACCAGTAAATCAA TGCTGAACGGAAGCAGCCACTCTCCGACATCGCTGAATGGTGCTCCGTCCACGCCCAACGGCTTCAGCAACGGGCCGGCCATGTCCTCGACGGCCTCGCTGTCCAACCAGCAGCTCCCGCCGGCCTGCGGCGCCCGGCAGCTCTGCAAGCTGAAGCGCTTCCTGaccacactgcagcagtttggcAACGACATATCGCCCGAGATCGGAGAGAGAGTGCGCAGCCTTGTGTTGGGACTGGTG AATTCCACCCTCACCATCGAAGAGTTTCACTCCAAACTTCACGAGGCCACCAACTTTCCTCTGAGGCCGTTCGTCATTCCCTTCCTGAAG GCAAacctgcctctgctgcagagagagttGCTCCACTGTGCCAGGTTAGCCAAGCAGACTCCAGCCCAGTATCTGGCCCAACACGAGCAGCTTCTCCTGGACGCCAATGCCAGTTCGCCCCTCGACTCCTCCGAGATCATGCTGGAGATGAACGAACACGGCAAGAGGAGGACCCCTGACAG GACCAAAGACAGCTCAGAGAGGGATGGCATGCACCCAGAGCACCTCGCTAAGAGGCCCTGCACCATCAGCCCCAGCCAACGCTTCAGCCCCAGCACGGGCCTTCCTGCTCACCCACCTCCTAACGGCCTCCCCACGCACCCTCCCAACGGCCTGCCCCACCCGCCCAACCCCCAAATGGGACCCCAGCACTACCGCCTAGAAGACATGGCCCTGGCGCACCAGTATAGAGACGCTTACAGACACAACGAACACCGCGACGCTCGAGACAGGCATCGGCAGACAG CAGTGCACGGCGCTCGCCAAGAGGAGGTGATCGACCACCgtctgacagacagagagtgggcAGAGGAATGGAAGCACCTTGATAAT CTCCTGAACTGCATCATGGACATGGTGGAGAAGACGCGCCGCTCTCTGACGGTGCTGCGCCGCTGCCAGGAGGCCGACCGGGAGGAGATGAACCACTGGATTCGGCGCTACAGCGACGTGGAGGAGATGAAAAAAGGTGGGAGCAACGGACAGCactgccttcctcctcctcctcttcctcctcctactcctcacCACAACTCCTCCTCCAACACAGCTAGCGGCAGCGAGCCACTGCCCATAGGAACTCCCTCGGCTGTCGaaaggcagacaggcagacagacag agatcCACCGAGACTTCTTACACAGGCCTCCCTCAGGATACCTGCCAGAGGAAATCTGGAGGAAAGCCG GAACTACAAGCATCCCGCTCTCCCCAGCACTAAAGCACCTCCAAAACAAGCAGG AGGAGGCCGTGAATGAGGTGAAGCGACAGGCGatgtcagagctgcagaaagcGGTGTCGGACGCCGAGAGGAAGGCTCATGAGATGATTTCAGCCGAGCGCTCTAAAATGGAGAGGGCGCTGGCCGAGGCCAAGAGGCAAGCCTCCGAGGATGCAATCACAGTCATCAACCAACAGGAGGACTCCAGTGAA TCTCAACAGAGCTGCTGGAACTGTGGGAGAAAAGCCAGTGAGACGTGCAGCGGCTGCAACACGGCTCGCTACTGCGGCTCCTTCTGCCAACACAAAGACTGGGAGAAGCACCACCACGTCTGTGGTCAAGGCCTGCAGGGGCTGCCAGGGGGCAGCAGCGTCCCCCTCGGCactccctcctccagctcctcagcaTCCTCCGGTGCGCCCCCCACCCACACGGAGAGCACCCCGCCAGGACCCCTGACCCTGGCAGGCCAGAGCAGTATTGCGGGAGGGGCAGGCAGCGGCGGCGGAAGCGTCTCTGCGAGCCCCAAGGAGAGCAGTTCCAGCAGTGCCTCTCGCTCCACAACTCCAGCCACCCCCGCCCTCCTGGAGGCCACCTCTCGCTGA
- the cbfa2t3 gene encoding protein CBFA2T3 isoform X5, giving the protein MMLNGSSHSPTSLNGAPSTPNGFSNGPAMSSTASLSNQQLPPACGARQLCKLKRFLTTLQQFGNDISPEIGERVRSLVLGLVNSTLTIEEFHSKLHEATNFPLRPFVIPFLKANLPLLQRELLHCARLAKQTPAQYLAQHEQLLLDANASSPLDSSEIMLEMNEHGKRRTPDRTKDSSERDGMHPEHLAKRPCTISPSQRFSPSTGLPAHPPPNGLPTHPPNGLPHPPNPQMGPQHYRLEDMALAHQYRDAYRHNEHRDARDRHRQTAVHGARQEEVIDHRLTDREWAEEWKHLDNLLNCIMDMVEKTRRSLTVLRRCQEADREEMNHWIRRYSDVEEMKKGGSNGQHCLPPPPLPPPTPHHNSSSNTASGSEPLPIGTPSAVERQTGRQTEIHRDFLHRPPSGYLPEEIWRKAGTTSIPLSPALKHLQNKQEEAVNEVKRQAMSELQKAVSDAERKAHEMISAERSKMERALAEAKRQASEDAITVINQQEDSSESQQSCWNCGRKASETCSGCNTARYCGSFCQHKDWEKHHHVCGQGLQGLPGGSSVPLGTPSSSSSASSGAPPTHTESTPPGPLTLAGQSSIAGGAGSGGGSVSASPKESSSSSASRSTTPATPALLEATSR; this is encoded by the exons ATGA TGCTGAACGGAAGCAGCCACTCTCCGACATCGCTGAATGGTGCTCCGTCCACGCCCAACGGCTTCAGCAACGGGCCGGCCATGTCCTCGACGGCCTCGCTGTCCAACCAGCAGCTCCCGCCGGCCTGCGGCGCCCGGCAGCTCTGCAAGCTGAAGCGCTTCCTGaccacactgcagcagtttggcAACGACATATCGCCCGAGATCGGAGAGAGAGTGCGCAGCCTTGTGTTGGGACTGGTG AATTCCACCCTCACCATCGAAGAGTTTCACTCCAAACTTCACGAGGCCACCAACTTTCCTCTGAGGCCGTTCGTCATTCCCTTCCTGAAG GCAAacctgcctctgctgcagagagagttGCTCCACTGTGCCAGGTTAGCCAAGCAGACTCCAGCCCAGTATCTGGCCCAACACGAGCAGCTTCTCCTGGACGCCAATGCCAGTTCGCCCCTCGACTCCTCCGAGATCATGCTGGAGATGAACGAACACGGCAAGAGGAGGACCCCTGACAG GACCAAAGACAGCTCAGAGAGGGATGGCATGCACCCAGAGCACCTCGCTAAGAGGCCCTGCACCATCAGCCCCAGCCAACGCTTCAGCCCCAGCACGGGCCTTCCTGCTCACCCACCTCCTAACGGCCTCCCCACGCACCCTCCCAACGGCCTGCCCCACCCGCCCAACCCCCAAATGGGACCCCAGCACTACCGCCTAGAAGACATGGCCCTGGCGCACCAGTATAGAGACGCTTACAGACACAACGAACACCGCGACGCTCGAGACAGGCATCGGCAGACAG CAGTGCACGGCGCTCGCCAAGAGGAGGTGATCGACCACCgtctgacagacagagagtgggcAGAGGAATGGAAGCACCTTGATAAT CTCCTGAACTGCATCATGGACATGGTGGAGAAGACGCGCCGCTCTCTGACGGTGCTGCGCCGCTGCCAGGAGGCCGACCGGGAGGAGATGAACCACTGGATTCGGCGCTACAGCGACGTGGAGGAGATGAAAAAAGGTGGGAGCAACGGACAGCactgccttcctcctcctcctcttcctcctcctactcctcacCACAACTCCTCCTCCAACACAGCTAGCGGCAGCGAGCCACTGCCCATAGGAACTCCCTCGGCTGTCGaaaggcagacaggcagacagacag agatcCACCGAGACTTCTTACACAGGCCTCCCTCAGGATACCTGCCAGAGGAAATCTGGAGGAAAGCCG GAACTACAAGCATCCCGCTCTCCCCAGCACTAAAGCACCTCCAAAACAAGCAGG AGGAGGCCGTGAATGAGGTGAAGCGACAGGCGatgtcagagctgcagaaagcGGTGTCGGACGCCGAGAGGAAGGCTCATGAGATGATTTCAGCCGAGCGCTCTAAAATGGAGAGGGCGCTGGCCGAGGCCAAGAGGCAAGCCTCCGAGGATGCAATCACAGTCATCAACCAACAGGAGGACTCCAGTGAA TCTCAACAGAGCTGCTGGAACTGTGGGAGAAAAGCCAGTGAGACGTGCAGCGGCTGCAACACGGCTCGCTACTGCGGCTCCTTCTGCCAACACAAAGACTGGGAGAAGCACCACCACGTCTGTGGTCAAGGCCTGCAGGGGCTGCCAGGGGGCAGCAGCGTCCCCCTCGGCactccctcctccagctcctcagcaTCCTCCGGTGCGCCCCCCACCCACACGGAGAGCACCCCGCCAGGACCCCTGACCCTGGCAGGCCAGAGCAGTATTGCGGGAGGGGCAGGCAGCGGCGGCGGAAGCGTCTCTGCGAGCCCCAAGGAGAGCAGTTCCAGCAGTGCCTCTCGCTCCACAACTCCAGCCACCCCCGCCCTCCTGGAGGCCACCTCTCGCTGA
- the cbfa2t3 gene encoding protein CBFA2T3 isoform X4, protein MPDSPADVKTQPRSTPPTMPPPPPAVSQATNRSASFTPTTSKSMLNGSSHSPTSLNGAPSTPNGFSNGPAMSSTASLSNQQLPPACGARQLCKLKRFLTTLQQFGNDISPEIGERVRSLVLGLVNSTLTIEEFHSKLHEATNFPLRPFVIPFLKANLPLLQRELLHCARLAKQTPAQYLAQHEQLLLDANASSPLDSSEIMLEMNEHGKRRTPDRTKDSSERDGMHPEHLAKRPCTISPSQRFSPSTGLPAHPPPNGLPTHPPNGLPHPPNPQMGPQHYRLEDMALAHQYRDAYRHNEHRDARDRHRQTAVHGARQEEVIDHRLTDREWAEEWKHLDNLLNCIMDMVEKTRRSLTVLRRCQEADREEMNHWIRRYSDVEEMKKGGSNGQHCLPPPPLPPPTPHHNSSSNTASGSEPLPIGTPSAVERQTGRQTEIHRDFLHRPPSGYLPEEIWRKAGTTSIPLSPALKHLQNKQEEAVNEVKRQAMSELQKAVSDAERKAHEMISAERSKMERALAEAKRQASEDAITVINQQEDSSESQQSCWNCGRKASETCSGCNTARYCGSFCQHKDWEKHHHVCGQGLQGLPGGSSVPLGTPSSSSSASSGAPPTHTESTPPGPLTLAGQSSIAGGAGSGGGSVSASPKESSSSSASRSTTPATPALLEATSR, encoded by the exons ATGCCAGATTCACCTGCGGATGTGAAAACCCAGCCCAGGTCCACCCCACCCACCATGCCTCCACCACCCCCGGCTGTCAGCCAAGCAACCAATCGCAGCGCTTCGTTCACCCCCACCACCAGTAAATCAA TGCTGAACGGAAGCAGCCACTCTCCGACATCGCTGAATGGTGCTCCGTCCACGCCCAACGGCTTCAGCAACGGGCCGGCCATGTCCTCGACGGCCTCGCTGTCCAACCAGCAGCTCCCGCCGGCCTGCGGCGCCCGGCAGCTCTGCAAGCTGAAGCGCTTCCTGaccacactgcagcagtttggcAACGACATATCGCCCGAGATCGGAGAGAGAGTGCGCAGCCTTGTGTTGGGACTGGTG AATTCCACCCTCACCATCGAAGAGTTTCACTCCAAACTTCACGAGGCCACCAACTTTCCTCTGAGGCCGTTCGTCATTCCCTTCCTGAAG GCAAacctgcctctgctgcagagagagttGCTCCACTGTGCCAGGTTAGCCAAGCAGACTCCAGCCCAGTATCTGGCCCAACACGAGCAGCTTCTCCTGGACGCCAATGCCAGTTCGCCCCTCGACTCCTCCGAGATCATGCTGGAGATGAACGAACACGGCAAGAGGAGGACCCCTGACAG GACCAAAGACAGCTCAGAGAGGGATGGCATGCACCCAGAGCACCTCGCTAAGAGGCCCTGCACCATCAGCCCCAGCCAACGCTTCAGCCCCAGCACGGGCCTTCCTGCTCACCCACCTCCTAACGGCCTCCCCACGCACCCTCCCAACGGCCTGCCCCACCCGCCCAACCCCCAAATGGGACCCCAGCACTACCGCCTAGAAGACATGGCCCTGGCGCACCAGTATAGAGACGCTTACAGACACAACGAACACCGCGACGCTCGAGACAGGCATCGGCAGACAG CAGTGCACGGCGCTCGCCAAGAGGAGGTGATCGACCACCgtctgacagacagagagtgggcAGAGGAATGGAAGCACCTTGATAAT CTCCTGAACTGCATCATGGACATGGTGGAGAAGACGCGCCGCTCTCTGACGGTGCTGCGCCGCTGCCAGGAGGCCGACCGGGAGGAGATGAACCACTGGATTCGGCGCTACAGCGACGTGGAGGAGATGAAAAAAGGTGGGAGCAACGGACAGCactgccttcctcctcctcctcttcctcctcctactcctcacCACAACTCCTCCTCCAACACAGCTAGCGGCAGCGAGCCACTGCCCATAGGAACTCCCTCGGCTGTCGaaaggcagacaggcagacagacag agatcCACCGAGACTTCTTACACAGGCCTCCCTCAGGATACCTGCCAGAGGAAATCTGGAGGAAAGCCG GAACTACAAGCATCCCGCTCTCCCCAGCACTAAAGCACCTCCAAAACAAGCAGG AGGAGGCCGTGAATGAGGTGAAGCGACAGGCGatgtcagagctgcagaaagcGGTGTCGGACGCCGAGAGGAAGGCTCATGAGATGATTTCAGCCGAGCGCTCTAAAATGGAGAGGGCGCTGGCCGAGGCCAAGAGGCAAGCCTCCGAGGATGCAATCACAGTCATCAACCAACAGGAGGACTCCAGTGAA TCTCAACAGAGCTGCTGGAACTGTGGGAGAAAAGCCAGTGAGACGTGCAGCGGCTGCAACACGGCTCGCTACTGCGGCTCCTTCTGCCAACACAAAGACTGGGAGAAGCACCACCACGTCTGTGGTCAAGGCCTGCAGGGGCTGCCAGGGGGCAGCAGCGTCCCCCTCGGCactccctcctccagctcctcagcaTCCTCCGGTGCGCCCCCCACCCACACGGAGAGCACCCCGCCAGGACCCCTGACCCTGGCAGGCCAGAGCAGTATTGCGGGAGGGGCAGGCAGCGGCGGCGGAAGCGTCTCTGCGAGCCCCAAGGAGAGCAGTTCCAGCAGTGCCTCTCGCTCCACAACTCCAGCCACCCCCGCCCTCCTGGAGGCCACCTCTCGCTGA